In one window of Primulina tabacum isolate GXHZ01 chromosome 8, ASM2559414v2, whole genome shotgun sequence DNA:
- the LOC142554720 gene encoding uncharacterized protein LOC142554720: MASRMHKSHLSCDFSWDKASDTYSYHSDTPSLLSDLGYLGDLTLLGDLGSLGDDDLIDKLESCFTPIPPVPLLSLHGFSFGDNPDREVILGDLDRSLLTPRDVKCLSGKLEISSDYKFMAPEVGDSYHNPSAWYFTVTLAHVNSGLSIPPHSLLVETFDASLPPIFLVGLSVNMATLQAREDTMGRPPSTGEKKRVDDRRHPAAPRSSITTSGSHPQSGHGGRSSSQGRQGPHPMSTDSRAPGDDFDQRKDQCTRGHDDGKRKGEVATLPNFKKCHGDPISSSRGPQKNSLFLEGVNAKERLGSFCDTDDPDTGWRKGRENICDYDMAHLVPQTPAALSHSLALIGCQAVSLACAYQAREERGRAEDARFRRELSQLKEENELLRSEKMKFQDDLSCLTKKCEERTRDDEELRKELGSLYDKHHTEVKTGGMFLASKTGKSFVLGVEEKALAAFRVSLAFADEVYSHAFGLHDEVVRDCRRQLRLTGLVPEEVV, translated from the exons ATGGCTAGTCGTATGCACAAATCTCACCTTTCGTGTGATTTTAGCTGGGACAAGGCTTCAGATACGTACTCCTACCACTCTGACACTCCGTCCCTTTTGAGCGATTTGGGTTATTTGGGTGATCTGACCCTTCTTGGTGACTTGGGTTCTTTGGGTGATGATGATTTAATAGATAAACTTGAGAGTTGTTTCACTCCCATCCCCCCAGTGCCTTTACTTAGCCTTCATGGTTTCTCGTTTGGCGATAATCCTGATCGAGAAGTTATTCTCGGGGACCTAGATCGGAGCCTTCTGACTCCTCGAGATGTGAAGTGTTTAAGTGGTAAACTGGAAATTTCATCTGACTATAAGTTTATGGCTCCTGAAGTGGGGGATTCTTATCACAACCCATCCGCATGGTACTTCACCGTGACCCTAGCCCATGTTAATAGTGGTTTGTCTATCCCTCCTCATTCCTTACTAGTCGAG ACTTTTGATGCTTCATTGCCCCCTATCTTTCTTGTAGGGTTGAGCGTGAACATGGCCACCCTTCAAGCTCGCGAAGACACTATGGGGAGACCTCCTTCTACCGGAGAGAAGAAAAGAGTTGATGATCGGCGCCACCCTGCCGCTCCTCGATCTTCTATCACTACCTCGGGGTCGCACCCCCAGTCTGGTCATGGAGGAAGGTCTAGTTCTCAGGGTCGCCAGGGGCCTCATCCTATGTCGACTGACAGCCGTGCTCCTGGAGATGATTTTGATCAAAGAAAGGACCAGTGTACTAGAGGACACGACGATGGCAAGAGGAAGGGTGAAGTGGCCACCTTGCCAAACTTCAAGAAATGTCACGGAGATCCGATATCGTCTTCTCGAGGCCCTCAGAAGAACTCTCTATTCTTGGAAGGAGTTAATGCTAAAGAAAGATTGGGGTCTTTTTGTGATACAGACGATCCTGATACGGGATGGAGAAAGGGGAGGGAGAACATATGCGACTATGACATGGCCCATTTGGTCCCTCAAACACCTGCTGCTCTGTCCCACTCTCTGGCCTTGATAGGTTGCCAG GCTGTGTCTCTGGCCTGTGCTTACCAGGCTCGAGAGGAGAGAGGTCGAGCTGAGGACGCTCGATTTCGCCGAGAGCTTTCCCAATTAAAGGAAGAAAATGAACTCCTTCGATCGGAGAAGATGAAGTTCCAAGATGATCTTTCTTGCTTGACAAAGAAATGTGAAGAAAGGACCAGAGATGACGAGGAACTGCGTAAAGAGCTTGGTTCCCTCTATGATAAGCACCATACCGAGGTGAAGACTGGCGGTATGTTCTTGGCTTCTAAGACGGGGAAGTCTTTTGTGCTGGGTGTTGAGGAGAAAGCACTAGCAGCCTTTCGTGTTTCTCTGGCCTTTGCTGATGAGGTTTACAGTCACGCTTTTGGTCTCCATGATGAGGTGGTGCGAGACTGTCGTCGCCAGCTCCGTTTGACCGGCTTGGTTCCTGAGGAGGTGGTTTGA
- the LOC142554718 gene encoding uncharacterized protein LOC142554718 has protein sequence MQTRLRTTHDAQEEHGRPPPARPQHEEFLITSEVLKALMEEAASRAKLHAKKGEEGALAILPAPRSPFTTAVLSEMLLVGLKIANLPEYKGEGDPQDHLDKFYAKADLYDISDAAYCKIFRTTLSGQALTWFNKLPLGTVGSLEELTRRFLQQFSINRKYPKIASYLFTIVQKEGESLREFVQRFTQAVHEVPHVNHDLLAGIMQQNLRHRRFKESIARKPPNTLEELLERAEKYIRIEEAVEPRHLMKRKREDEKFGIKKEERWVTQSPHLQHILLNSRLTDILLVAEKQCILQPPRLMKENSKRQQSDKYRRFHKDKGHATEDCFVLRAEIEKLIKRGYLGSFVDKSQNQQNNKRPESQHKPNPLRGHDDQGKRPKRIEENLPTAGIIAVISGGPTFGD, from the exons ATGCAAACACGATTGCGTACGACCCATGATGCCCAAGAGGAGCATGGACGCCCTCCTCCAGCTCGCCCGCAGCATGAGGAGTTCCTGATCACGTCCGAGGTTCTGAAGGCATTGATGGAGGAAGCAGCATCTCGGGCT AAACTCCACGCCAAGAAAGGAGAAGAGGGTGCATTGGCAATTTTACCAGCACCGCGTAGCCCTTTCACCACAGCCGTACTATCGGAAATGCTATTGGTTGGATTAAAGATAGCAAACCTACCTGAGTATAAAGGAGAAGGGGATCCACAAGATCACCTCGACAAATTTTATGCAAAGGCGGACCTTTATGACATCAGCGACGCTGCTTACTGTAAAATCTTTCGAACTACCCTATCAGGACAAGCCCTCACTTGGTTCAACAAGCTACCCCTGGGGACAGTAGGCAGCCTGGAGGAACTCACCAGACGCTTTCTTCAACAATTCTCCATTAATAGGAAGTATCCCAAAATAGCATCTTATTTGTTCACCATAGTCCAGAAAGAGGGAGAGAGCCTGAGAGAGTTCGTACAACGATTTACTCAGGCTGTTCATGAGGTCCCGCATGTCAATCACGATTTACTAGCAGGAATCATGCAGCAGAACCTCCGTCATCGGAGATTCAAAGAGTCAATAGCGAGAAAACCCCCGAATACTTTGGAAGAATTACTTGAAAGAGCAGAAAAGTACATTCGCATCGAAGAAGCTGTAGAACCTCGCCATCTTATGAAAAGAAAGAGAGAGGATGAGAAATTCGGAATCaagaaagaagaaagatgggtaaCTCAAAGCCCTCATCTTCAACATATCCTGCTAAACTCACGCTTGACGGACATATTATTGGTAGCCGAGAAGCAATGTATTTTGCAACCCCCTCGTCTTATGAAAGAGAACTCGAAAAGACAGCAATCTGACAAATACCGTCGTTTTCACAAGGACAAAGGTCATGCCACAGAAGATTGTTTTGTCCTGCGAGCAGAAATAGAGAAACTCATCAAGCGAGGATACTTGGGAAGTTTCGTGGATAAGTCACAAAATCAGCAGAACAATAAGCGCCCGGAGTCCCAGCACAAGCCCAATCCTCTGAGAGGACACGACGACCAAGGGAAACGACCCAAAAGGATAGAGGAGAACCTGCCTACTGCAGGAATCATCGCAGTAATTTCTGGAGGCCCGACATTCGGAGATTAA